One stretch of Maylandia zebra isolate NMK-2024a linkage group LG13, Mzebra_GT3a, whole genome shotgun sequence DNA includes these proteins:
- the LOC101466244 gene encoding phosphatidylcholine:ceramide cholinephosphotransferase 1, whose translation MRKVVAWTAEDVSQWLSKAGMPEYIDALQQMNGPALLRLTEADFQKPPLSLVSSDCGQQLLERLETLKLETHMEAHKNGHANGHVGGISNGSSKSHRNGTLKEFQDMIQIPIPTMEATPFPAEWGKTGIAFLYAVVCFVTTTVVISVVHERVPTKEHTPPLPDKFFDWFDRIEWAFSICEINGMLLVALWLIQWILLKHRSIIGRRFFFIVGTLYMYRCITMYITTLPVPGMHFKCAPKLLGNWEAQMRRVMKMIAGGGLSITGAHTMCGDYLYSGHTVMLTLTYLFIKEYSPKRFWWYHWLCWTLSAVGIVCILLAHDHYTVDVVVAYFITTRLFWWYHTMANQQSLKETSQSNPFSRVWWYRLFQYFEENVNGPVPRNYQLPLSWRALHWNHSVKYSRLDIQ comes from the exons ATGAGGAAGGTGGTGGCATGGACAGCAGAGGATGTTTCCCAGTGGTTGAGCAAAGCGGGAATGCCGGAGTACATAGATGCCCTCCAGCAGATGAATGGCCCTGCTTTACTCAGGCTCACAGAAGCAGATTTCCAAAAGCCTCCTCTCTCACTGGTGTCGTCTGATTGTGGGCAGCAGCTGTTGGAGCGACTGGAGACACTAAAGCTAGAGACACACATGGAGGCTCATAAAAACGGCCACGCAAATGGGCACGTTGGTGGAATATCCAACGGAAGTAGTAAGTCCCACAGAAATGGCACATTGAAGGAATTCCAGGACATGATTCAAATTCCTATCCCTACAATGGAGGCTACACCATTCCCTGCTGAGTGGGGGAAGACGGGCATAGCATTCCTCTATGCGGTGGTGTGCTTTGTCACCACCACTGTTGTCATCTCGGTTGTCCATGAGAGAGTCCCGACAAAGGAGCACACTCCACCACTGCCCGATAAGTTCTTCGACTGGTTTGATAGGATAGAGTGGGCTTTCTCCATCTGTGAGATAAACGGCATGCTCCTGGTGGCACTCTGGCTCATACAGTGGATACTTCTCAAGCACAG gtCAATAATAGGCAGAAGGTTCTTTTTCATTGTGGGCACACTCTACATGTACCGGTGTATTACAATGTACATCACTACTTTGCCTGTTCCTGGGATGCACTTTAAATGTGCTCCAAAG ctgcttggGAACTGGGAGGCACAGATGAGGAGAGTAATGAAAATGATTGCCGGTGGGGGACTATCCATCACAGGTGCTCACACTATGTGTGGAGATTACCTGTATAGTGGCCACACTGTCATGCTGACACTAACGTACCTCTTCATCAAAGAGT ATTCTCCAAAGCGATTCTGGTGGTATCACTGGCTTTGCTGGACTCTGAGTGCAGTGGGAATAGTCTGCATCCTTCTTGCCCATGACCACTACACTGTGGATGTGGTTGTGGCCTACTTTATCACTACACGTCTCTTCTGGTGGTACCATACTATGGCGAACCAACAG TCGCTGAAAGAGACATCACAGAGTAACCCATTCTCACGGGTGTGGTGGTATAGACTGTTCCAGTACTTTGAAGAGAACGTGAACGGCCCGGTCCCCCGGAACTACCAGCTGCCATTGTCGTGGCGAGCGTTGCACTGGAACCACAGCGTGAAGTACAGCAGACTGGACATCCAGTGA